The genomic window CGGCCTCATCATGCATGGCCACTTCGTCGCCGCTTACTGAATCCCGCCGCACCGATCCCAAAGAACCATCCAGACGCTCCAACATCGACTTGCGAAACGTGTCGTCGCCAAAACACCAGCCCCGCCGGATCTTGTTCCACGCCTCATCAACCTTCCAAGGCTCGGAACTGTGCCGCATCTCCAGCAACCGCTTTTCCATCGTCGCGCGATACGATTTACGCCCATGCGGGGTATCGGCCAGCCCGGCACAACCGAGCACCCGCTCAACACAAAGCCACTCCGGCCGTTTCCTGAGCCACAGATAGCCCGAATAGCTACTCCAGACATGTTCCTCAAGTTTTGACTCCTTGAAATCGAAGCCCTTGATCCGCGCCGGATTCAAATGGATGTACGCGGCGACCGTTGAAAAATAATCCCCGCAACCATCCACCGGAAGCGCCTTGTAGCGACCCTGAAAAAGATGCCCCCACCAACTGCTCCTCGAGCAAAATGGCGCTTTGCCGTTGCGGCCACTCGAGGAACAAACCCTTCTGCGACTACTCCCATGCCGAAAAAGGGTGGAAAGAATAAAGCCAATTTCAGCGGTACATTGATTTAGCACCGCGGTCATCGTTCATTCCAATCGTCTCCCGGCATTACGCGATGCATGAAACCGCCGAACAACGGAACGGTAAAAGGGGTGGCTTGGAAAAAGAAAATAGATCCCGGAGGCCCACAAGAAAAGGGCGCATGGAAAACGGTACAATTCGTAACGACCCGATAAGGATGAAATAATAGATGCTATGAGGGGGTTTACATCGGCTCTATAATCCTTTGATACACAACCAACAAAGGAGACAGGAATGACGACTACCCCGCATAGCGAAGACAAGATACTCGTTGCCATGGAGCTGAGCAACGACAAATGGCTGATGGCCTATTCCAACGGCGAGAAGATCCGCAGAAAATCGATAGACGCCCGGGACCGCTCCCGCTTTATGCAGGAGCTCAAGCTGGCGAAGGAAAAGCTGGGCATGGATCCCGGCGTGCCGGCGCTTTGCTGCTACGAGGCTGGACGCGACGGCTTCTGGATCTGTCGGTGGTTGAAGCAGGTCGGACTCGAATGCCTGGTGATAGATCCGGCCAGTATCGAGGTCAACCGTCGCAAGCGCCGGGCCAAGACCGACCGGCTGGATGCGGAGGCGATGGTGAGGCTGCTGGGCCGGTATGCGGGCGGGGACACGAAAATATGGGCTGTGGTGCGTGTTCCCTCGGAAAAGCAGGAAGATGAGTTGCGCCTTCATCGTGAAATGGAGCGTCTTAAAAAGGAACGAACGGGACATCTAAACCGGATTAAGGCGCTGTTTATTCTGCATGGAGTGAAACTCTCTGGAACGCTGACGAAGCTGTCGAAAACCTTGGATGGTTTACAGTGCTGGAACAAGAAGCCACTTGCGGAAGAATTGAAAGAAGAGGTTCGCCGGGAACTCGAACGGCTGCGCCTGGTTGGCGAGCAGATAAAACTGCTGGAGAAAAACAAGGCGGAAGCGCTGAAGAACCCACGGACGAACGCGGAGCATCAGGCCCAGGACCTGATGCGCCTGCATGGAGTCGGAGAGGTCAGTGCATGGGTGCTGAGCAAAGAGTTTTTTGGCTGGCGGGAATTCAAGAACCGCCGGGAGGTCGCCGCGCTGGCGGGGCTAACGCCGACGCCCTACAACAGCGGCGGGTCGAGTGTTGAACAAGGCATCAGCAAAGCCGGCAACCGGAGGATCAGGCGGGTTATGATCGAGCTGGCATGGTCATGGCTTCGCTTCCAGCCTGATAGTGCGCTGACGAACTGGTTTGTTGACCGCTACGCCAAAGGTGGGAAAAGGGCGCGCCGGATCGGAATCGTTGCCGTTGCGAGGAAACTGCTTGTGGCGCTTTGGAAATATGTCGAGTTCGGGGAAGTGCCCGAAGGAGCCATCGTTAGATAACCGGAAAAACGAGGGCATTGAATTTTATAATAAAGACTGGTGAAGGACCGTGTCAGTCCTTGGTTAATTACCGTTTCAATAGATTGGATTCTTCACCAAGTCGGTTGACTGAGCTTGAAAAAGCGTACGCAGCATTAGGTGGCCAGGGGTGTGAAACCTCGCACGGATAGAAGGTTGTCCGTTCAGTCGTTCTGAACGAACTTTCAAATCAACCGAGCAGTCTTTAGAGCAACAGAAAGGAAAAGATTATAGGCCAGCTAGGTTGACAGTCCCCATAGAAGGACTGACACCTTTTTCACCTTTTTCTGACACCTTTTTCTCTGACACCTTTTTCTGACACCTTTTTCGGCCGAAGTGAGCCGCGCTGTCTCAAAAGAAGACTCAAACCCTACCAGCTTTTAACCGCGCCACGCCATGAAATGATCGAGACAAAGCATCGGAGCAAATACCGTGCAAAAGCTGCTTAAGGAAGTGCCATTCAGGGCTGACACCTTTTTTCTGACACCTTTTTTTGACACCTTTTTTGCGGCATTCAAATAGTAGTCAGCTTGTTGGTGGTTGTAGGGCGGGAATGGTTGACGAAGGAGACCTTTTCGCAGCGGCTGTAAGGTTTCGCACCTCAACCATTCCAGCCCTACAAGGTGTCGCATATTTATCCCCCGGATTAATACCGCTCGTTTTCCGCCCTGCTTCCCTGCCTTAACGGGACAATGACGCAATGCCAATCCCCCGGGGCAGGAACAGCCAGGCAGAGAGCGCGAGGTTCTCCGTTTTCGATAAATATACTTGGTCTTTGCAGGGGACGTTTCGTCTTGAGCATGGAGCCGTCGCTTCGCCGGAGTTCATTCCCCGTGATTTTGTAATGCTCTGCCGGCCGCCACTTGAATCCATCGCGCGATTCAATAAGTCCGATGTACGTATGAGCATGAAAAACAGCAAAATATTTTTCCCGCTTCCGGTCGTACCAGATTGATGCATCCTCGGTATCCATATCGTGGATGGCCGTTTCTTTCAGCATCTGGAAAGGGCCTGTTGGTGATTTGGATGTTGCCAGGCCCTGGACGCGCTGCGGCATGGGATCGGCAGGTTTCCTGGGCTTTATATCTCCTTTGAGAATCATAAGATACTTCCCGTCAGCCATCTCTGTGACATCGGGATTGACCGTGATATTATAGACAGGTTCAGCGGGCTCAATAATCGGTGCTTCTGATGGTGTGTAAGGACCAAGAATGGAATCCGACACGGCGACGCCAATTCGCTGGCTATCCCGAATGTGTCCTCGCGAGGAACCATTCCTGCTGGAGATGTAGTACAGGCAGTACTTGTCACCGAATCGTTTCAGCTTGGGATTATGGGCCATGAGTTCGTCCCAATGCCCGGGGCCTCGGCCTCTCAGCAAGACCTTCCGATGGTGGTAGGGGCCTTCCAGATTCTCCGACACGGCCAATGCAATTTCAGAAGATGTCAGCCAATTCCCTCCCTTTTTGGCCCATCTCGAATAGATCAGGTAGTACCGATCGTCGTCTCCCTTGATGATATGAGGCCCCCAGCAACTGTAATCATCCAGTCTAAAGACCCCCGCCGGCGTAAGCGGCTGAATCATGGAACCGATATCGAGACCCTCTGCTCCCGGATTCACAGTACCCGATTTGTGGCTCTCGCCGAACGCACAACCAGCCACCAGGCAACTTGTCGCCAGAATAGATGCATTCCGTAAAATCATACCTTTTTCCTATTACTTCAACGATCCACGCTGAATCGTGAGGCCTTTGATTTCGCCTTGAAAAGGATTATGCGGAACATCTTCTGAAACCTTGTTTTTTCCTGCGCCGCCAATGATAAGTGGTTGGCCGGTCCGGCCCTTGAAGGGCTGGGGTAAAGGGCAGCTTTCGATGAGCTTGCCGTCCACTTTGAAGATGACACGGTTGTAGTCGATCGAAGCCTGGATGTTAGTCCATTTGCCGATAACGGATTCCGGGGTGTCGATGACGGTGCGCAACGCGATCCACGTTTTGCAGAGTACGGCGATACCCGGACGGCCGTCTTGCACGAAAATCTTGAAGCCGTAGGCGGGGCTGGATTGCGATGCGATAACGCCGTCGGATTCGGGCTTAACGTCCATATCGATGCGCCACGGCCAGGAGGAAGGATCGGCCTCTTCGTTGTAGGGAATTTTGACGAGGTCTTTTTCCGTACCGCTGAACGTGGCGGTATTCTTGATGATTTCAAGCTTCAGGTCTTTGGCGCCACGGCAGCGCGGCAGGTTTTTCGGGAATACGTCCGGTCGCCAACCGGCCTCGGCTTTCTTTTCGGCCATGCGCTTTTTCATCTCCTGATGCAATTCGGCGTACTCGGGGTTGACCGCAAGGTTGTTCATTTCGTTGGGATCGGCTTTCAGGTCGTAGAGTTCGTCGAGGTCGTTGATTTCCGGATACTCGATCAGCTTGTACCGTTCGGTGCGCACGGCGGTCATGGTGGGGATGGAATGGACGAGGTCGACCCAGTATTCATAGAAAACGCTGTCGCGCCAATCGGCGGATTCTCCTTCAAAAAGCGGGCGCATACTTTTTCCCTGCATAAAGCCGGGGATATCGACACCGGCATAGTCGAGCACGGTCGGGGCAAAGTCGAGATTGGAGACGAGTTCGGTGATCGTTGTATTTTTCATGATATGGCCGGGATAGGCCGCTATCATCGGAATGCGCATGCTTTCCTCCACAGCGAGTCGCTTGTCCCACCGACGATGCTCCATATGGAGGTAACCGTTGTCGCTGGTGAATATGATGAGGGTGTTATCCAGGGTGCCGCGTTCGTGCAGTGCTTTGAGCACGCGTCCGACGCCATCATCAACCGCTGCGACACAGCGCAGTTGCTTCGTGTAGTAATTACGTACAACCCACGGCTCCGAGGGGATCGCATCCGGCAATTGATCTTCTTCCACATCCCGCGTGCGGTAATTCCAGCGCGTATCGCGTATGCGCTGACGCCGCAGCCAGGCTGGCTTGCCTTTCAGGTCGTGCGACCAGCTTTCAGGTTCGAGATCCCTGGTTCCGGCACCGAATGCATGCTTGTGACGCGGGGCGGGCTTGAAGGGTTCGTGCACCGCCTTGTGCGAAAGCATGCAGAAATAGGGCTGGTCTTGGGGCTGCTTCTTGATGAACTCGATCGCCTTGTCGGTCAGGATATCGGTGGTGTATCCCGTCCACTGTTCCTTTTTGCCGTCCACATTGACTTCAACGTCGTTGTATTCCCCCTGCCCTTCAAAACTGATCCAGTGGTCGAAATACGGGCGCGGTTCGGCGGAATGCCCCATGTGCCATTTTCCAATCATCGCGGTTTTGTATCCGGCCACCTGCAGGTATTTGGTAAGCGGCGGAGTGACGGCGGGATTATATTCCGAGGTTGCATTGTCGATGACGCCATGCCGGTTGGCATAGGTGCCGGTCATGAAGGTTGCGCGCGACGGGCAACAGATCGACGTAGAGCAGAAGGCATTTTCCAATGACGCCCCGCCTTCGCGGAGTTTATCAATGTTCGGCGTTTTTACGTAGGGATGTCCCTTGTAGGAAAGAGCGTCCCAACGCAGGTCGTCGAGCAGGATAAACAGAATATCGGGTTGCGGCGTCTCGGTCGACCGGTTTCCTTTGGGCGACTGCGGGGCGGCATGAACCGCGTTTCCCAGCAGAAAACAAAACACAATAGCTATATATCCTATCTTCTTCATCAATTGTTTCTCCGTTCACTTTGCATACGGCAAATTCCGGTTAGATTAATCCGAGTCCCTTTATGATGTTCTTATTTGCCCTGCTCTACGGGCTCGGGAACATACGTTTTGCTATAGGACTGAAGCTGCTTACTCAACGTAGAGACCACAGAAGCGTATTCAGGATTCTCTGCCAGATTGGTGACTTCCGCCGGGTCACACTCATGATTGTAGAGCTCTTTGCCCGCAGCGCCTTCATTCCACTCGGTGTAGCGCCATTTCTCGGTCCGTATCGAGTAGCCCTGCTGATCTGGACGGTGATGTACCTGGGTCAACGCCGGATGATCCCAGGCGGCAGCAGGATTCCGCAGCAAGGGGCGCAGCGAGAAACAGCACGTTCAAAGGGGCCGCCGTCGAACCGCCGGCAATGAATCCCAGAACAATAAACGCAAAAAATCTCTTCATCCGTATACCTTTCATCTTTTCTCTTCGGAAACTTTACCTCGGCGACGTTCCAGTTC from Pontiella desulfatans includes these protein-coding regions:
- a CDS encoding sulfatase/phosphatase domain-containing protein; protein product: MLRNPAAAWDHPALTQVHHRPDQQGYSIRTEKWRYTEWNEGAAGKELYNHECDPAEVTNLAENPEYASVVSTLSKQLQSYSKTYVPEPVEQGK
- a CDS encoding glycoside hydrolase family protein, producing MILRNASILATSCLVAGCAFGESHKSGTVNPGAEGLDIGSMIQPLTPAGVFRLDDYSCWGPHIIKGDDDRYYLIYSRWAKKGGNWLTSSEIALAVSENLEGPYHHRKVLLRGRGPGHWDELMAHNPKLKRFGDKYCLYYISSRNGSSRGHIRDSQRIGVAVSDSILGPYTPSEAPIIEPAEPVYNITVNPDVTEMADGKYLMILKGDIKPRKPADPMPQRVQGLATSKSPTGPFQMLKETAIHDMDTEDASIWYDRKREKYFAVFHAHTYIGLIESRDGFKWRPAEHYKITGNELRRSDGSMLKTKRPLQRPSIFIENGEPRALCLAVPAPGDWHCVIVPLRQGSRAENERY
- a CDS encoding sulfatase-like hydrolase/transferase — encoded protein: MKKIGYIAIVFCFLLGNAVHAAPQSPKGNRSTETPQPDILFILLDDLRWDALSYKGHPYVKTPNIDKLREGGASLENAFCSTSICCPSRATFMTGTYANRHGVIDNATSEYNPAVTPPLTKYLQVAGYKTAMIGKWHMGHSAEPRPYFDHWISFEGQGEYNDVEVNVDGKKEQWTGYTTDILTDKAIEFIKKQPQDQPYFCMLSHKAVHEPFKPAPRHKHAFGAGTRDLEPESWSHDLKGKPAWLRRQRIRDTRWNYRTRDVEEDQLPDAIPSEPWVVRNYYTKQLRCVAAVDDGVGRVLKALHERGTLDNTLIIFTSDNGYLHMEHRRWDKRLAVEESMRIPMIAAYPGHIMKNTTITELVSNLDFAPTVLDYAGVDIPGFMQGKSMRPLFEGESADWRDSVFYEYWVDLVHSIPTMTAVRTERYKLIEYPEINDLDELYDLKADPNEMNNLAVNPEYAELHQEMKKRMAEKKAEAGWRPDVFPKNLPRCRGAKDLKLEIIKNTATFSGTEKDLVKIPYNEEADPSSWPWRIDMDVKPESDGVIASQSSPAYGFKIFVQDGRPGIAVLCKTWIALRTVIDTPESVIGKWTNIQASIDYNRVIFKVDGKLIESCPLPQPFKGRTGQPLIIGGAGKNKVSEDVPHNPFQGEIKGLTIQRGSLK
- a CDS encoding IS110 family RNA-guided transposase — its product is MTTTPHSEDKILVAMELSNDKWLMAYSNGEKIRRKSIDARDRSRFMQELKLAKEKLGMDPGVPALCCYEAGRDGFWICRWLKQVGLECLVIDPASIEVNRRKRRAKTDRLDAEAMVRLLGRYAGGDTKIWAVVRVPSEKQEDELRLHREMERLKKERTGHLNRIKALFILHGVKLSGTLTKLSKTLDGLQCWNKKPLAEELKEEVRRELERLRLVGEQIKLLEKNKAEALKNPRTNAEHQAQDLMRLHGVGEVSAWVLSKEFFGWREFKNRREVAALAGLTPTPYNSGGSSVEQGISKAGNRRIRRVMIELAWSWLRFQPDSALTNWFVDRYAKGGKRARRIGIVAVARKLLVALWKYVEFGEVPEGAIVR
- a CDS encoding CDGSH iron-sulfur domain-containing protein; its protein translation is MKNNPRNHPPEAPCSDPEKDAPTNCSSSKMALCRCGHSRNKPFCDYSHAEKGWKE